tcactttttcaaaaaattcaaataaaaggttcttctttttcaattgtcaaagacaacatcattcactttttcaaagaattcaaataaaaggttcttctttctcaattgtcaaagacaacatcattcactttttcaaaaaaatcaaacctaatattttacttttggcatatgacaaaatgagcacactttcattttcaaaaaattcaaacctaatcttttactttttgtataagtctaaaaaagcatcaatcacttttgaaaatattcaaataaaacatgtacatgtgaaagatgacaatcaatcatctttaatattttcaaagttcaaccctttaatcaaggcatgcacatgcaaaagatgacaatcaatcatctttcaaaattttcaaatttaattttcaaaaatattcatgcacatgtggaaaatgtattttaatgctttatgataaaatattaattttgagcattaatcctaatttcgaattttgaagagatttacaacattactctataattttaatgtgaacttgttcccttcttgctcatgcttgtttccttgatgtgcttgactccattatgtagacaacttgagcttgagacttctttattctttgaattcatttgttatcatcaaaatccatgtgtagatttataatcacatgaaacttgaaatcttgagttcaacaatctccccctttttgatgatgacaaatatttgatagaacttgaaacctatattaatacttaagctccccctgaaaatatgcgttagtttttcaagcaaaagtataaatataattccaagcatatataacaagtttagcaatttaaacaatgttaatgttctagtctaacacttctcccccttttggcatcattaaaaaggatccgcaacaagaaaatggactgaagaaaacgatgcgtttaatagtcactgtagatagttgaaaaatggagccgtccgtgacccgacaagtgctgcaaagcctcgaggcctaactctatgaatttaatacggctgaagatttaaacaatcgcctgatgttgttgacaaacgggattgaaggctccgagtttctataaaaaaatgatcattttcatctatcggatgccaaaaaaataatcacttcttgacctgagttctgtttttccacaacgatagaatggctgagcaattctcttccactaatgttccagacttgaatcaggaacccttgacgcatcaatcatcaatcttctctcctgaggccgtcaataccatgataggagcagtgaaccgtttttctagtaaggctgattctgagattattgcagaatcaagaatgctcagtaatcaatatgccgcctctgttacgatcatgtctcgaaggttaatggcgagggtgagtgagattgatcatcttaacatgcaaatatctgagttacgacagaagcttgctaataaggatagtgagaataaaaggctaaagcaagaaaaccaagagttgaaaaaatttgcagattggtatgctcatgatctgcaaccacgaatagaagagctggaacgagaaagggttcagatacaaggtcaacatcggcagataacagcagaggttcatcgtttactagaaaaatagggacaatctactgttaatctcgctggcttagtaagaaaacttttgacaatgtgtgtccagcatatcttgtatttcttttgactaaataagatttgaagagaaaatagtttgtcttattctttatgctatctctataaaatcagtcctgaagttcatctaatccgcatcaagttttcatctcatctctataactcatttgcattctttcagcattctcgttttaagtcttctattcttttctcaatggctcattcttctaacatttctctagatccatccatgaggcattctgcatctcaacctcctgttctttctgcagctaccattggtgccatgttgcagcaagaaaataataatctgactaataagtcagattctgatgctatttatgacttggtgagtcttgggactcgctactcttcctctattgtggctttttctcagcggctacaagccaaaaatcacgaagttgaaaagctcaaagaacaaattgttgtacttcaacaaattgttcaagagtctcacacaagggaaggaatcattcggcagaagaataaacagttgaaatctttattagattcttcattccgcttgccggttcccatgaataagaatgacatgatattgtatgaagagaatgagcgtctcaaacatgaggctaagaatctcaaatttatgtaaaagtattaaaaaaaatctatctctatttttattgactctggtctatcttttaagagatattcatagcatgcatcatacctatttctcttctgatcatacataatctatcttctggtaaaggttttgtgaaaatatctgctaactgatcgtgtgtgtttgtgaactctaacattatatcacctttttgcacatgatctcgaagaaaatgataccttatttcaatatgcttagttctagaatgttgtattgggttctttgaaagatttatagcacttgtattatcacatttgattggaatgtgattatacatgagtttaaaatcttcaagttgttgcttcatgtagagaacttgagcacaacaactacccgcagcaacatattctgcctcagcagtagatagtgcaacagaattttgttttttactaaaccaggaaactaatgcatgacctaagaaatggcatgctccactagtgctttttcgatctattttacagccagcataatctgcatctgtgtagctgattagatcgaaagatgtgtgcttagggtaccataaccctaggttaattgtaccactaagatatctaagaatgcgcttaactgcaattaaatgtgattcttttggagatgattgaaaacgtgcacataagcacacactaaacataatatctggtctactggctgttaaatataataagctaccaatcatacctcgatatatcttcgagtcaactggcttaccggattcatctttatcaagtttagttgatgggctcattggtgttccaatttccttagcattttccatcccaaacttcttcagtaattccttaatatattttgattgattgatgaatgtcccactttttgcttgcttaatttgcaatccgagaaagaatgtaagttcacccatcatgctcatctcaaattcttcctgcatagtcttagcaaaaacttgacacatattttcattagtagcaccgaatattatatcatcaacataaatctgaatcaaaagaatatcatcattttcatatttaatgaaaagagttgtgtcgatttttcctcttgaaaaacctttttcaatcaagaaaccactgagtctctcgtaccaagctctaggagcttgtttaagtccatatagtgcttttgtgagtttgaaaacatgatttggggaaatatggttttcaaaacccggaggttgctcaacatatacctcttcatttataaaaccatttaagaaagcacttttaacatccatttgaaaaagtttgaaatctttataacaagcatatgcaagtagcattcgaatagcttctaatcttgcgacaggtgcatatgtctcatcataatcgattccttcttcttgattaaaaccttgggctacaagtcgagccttatttctagtaatgactccagactcatctttcttgtttctaaaaacccattttgttccaataatagtataatttttgggtctaggaacaagtgtccaaacatcatttctttcaaattgattcaactcttcttgcatagctagaatccaagattcatcaagaagtgcgtcatcaatatttttgggttcaatttgagatagaaaagcagtatgattacaaatatttctaagagatgatcgagtacttacaccttgtgaaggttctcccaaaatttgttccactggatgatctttcacaaatttccactgtttggttgcatcttgtattaaattttgatgatctttcctgatggctccatgttgaacttcctctattgctttctctttgttgagattgagactttctgtgttatttataccttctgtttcttcatcaatagatttcttggagagtggagaattagattcatcaaatactacatgcatagattcttgtacagttaaagtctttttgttgaatactctataagctttactattagtagaatacccgagaaaaataccttcatcagattttgcatcaaacttgcctaaattatctctgtcattcaaaataaaacatttgcatccaaatacatgaaagtaaccaatgttgggctttttctcattccaaagctcatagggggttttatctaatttagaccttaacataactctatttataacataacatgcagtacttaccgcttcggcccaaaaataactaggcaagttgttctcattgagcattgttcttgccatctcttgaagagatctatttttcctctctactaccccattttgttgaggagttcgaggagcagaaaaattatgaataaaaccgttttcatcacaaaatgtttcaatatttttattaacaaattcttttcccctatcacttcggatacttgaaatagtatagcccttttcattttgaattctcttgcataacttggtaaaggcattatgtgcctcatctttatgagcaagaaagatgacccaagtatatctagagaaatcatcaacaataacaaatgcataatattttcctcctaaacttgcaactctatttggtccaaaaagatccatgtgtatcagttgcaatggtctagtagtggaaatatgtttcttagttttaaaagaagtttttgtttgtttaccaaattgacatgcatcacaaattttgtctttaagaaaatatgtttttggtaaacctctcacaagatcattttttgaaagtttggaaataagttccatgttggcatgacctaatcttctatgccataaccaactagtttcattttgagctgacaagcaaatagcatcttgtgaggtaatttcttcaaaatcaattgtataaacattattgtttctaaaagcaataaaacaaatattacaatcatgatcattcaaaataatgcatttatccattttaaaagtaactgtaaatcctttatcacataattgacttatgctcaaaagattatgttttaaaccttcaacaagtagaacatcttcaattatgagagaagattcattaccaattttacctattcccacgatcttccctttcgagttgtctccaaatgtcacgtgtccttcttctttagatctaagatcaaagaacttagtcttgtctcccgtcatgtgtcttgaacatccactatctaaaaaccacttatttttgcttgtggatgacttcatgcatacctataaaaacaattaaaatgatttttcttggtacccaagttctttgggtcctttatttattagtattagaagaaacaagatttttaggtacccatatggccctaatagtcattgtatgatttcttctaataggacaagtatgataattatgaccatttctattacaaaaattacaaatagcatgtgacatatatgaaaaacttgaatgattataataatatccttttttgacaaaattatttttatgaaaagaattttgaatattagtctttgaggtagaatgattatcaaagaaatttttataaggtttgtatttttgttttggcatatatcccaaacctgccttgtcaaaaacacatctttgactaccaagaagtttttcaaaatttctttttccattcgtaaagttttcaacaatattttctaaatcggttttcttcttattcaattcaagattttcatctttcaaaatgatactttcttttcttaaaatttcaatttcgtttgttaaagaagaatttttctttttcaaagcagtatactttatacccaatttttcaaattcctcataaatctcttctaaaacattttgcaattcttcatatgaaggattttcaatattatcaagatttgttacctcaatgtcatctttagccataagacaaagatttgctgattcttcattgcttgcttcactatctgagctacttgaatcatcatcccatgtagctttcattgctttcttgcccttgtttcgatctttctttagcagaggacaatctggcttgatatgaccaggtttattacatttataacaaattaaagtgtcgtttttacctgaatctttcttggaaaactttttgaaagatttcctcggaggagttctatttttcttcaagaacctctgaattcttcttgttatcatcgcaacttcttcatctttatcgtcattttcctcatcttcatcactttcactttcatgaggaacagctttaagtgctaagctcttctttggctttccttcttcttctcctcttttcaatgtgtactcatgggtgataagtgacccgatgagttcattgacttcgagcttcttgaggtctctagcttcaagaatcgctgtaacttttgattcccaacgttttggtaaagagttgagaatttttcttactatctccaccttggaataaactttgccaagagctgtcaagctgtttatgatgttagtaaaacgagtgtgcatactagaaatagattcatcatcattcatcttaaacatttcatattcatgagtaagaatataaatttttgattccttgacttgcgaagttccttcataagttacttccaagttatcccaaatttcctttgccgtagcgcaattcattattctattaaactcatttccattaagagcattatataataaattcatagcagttaaatttaaagtataaagtctatcgtcttcacgatcaaactcttcttcttcctttttgacctttactccaccaaccacttttgttggaatataaggtccatttacaatacatttccatatttctctaccttgagcttgaagaaatattctcattctaactttccagaataagtaattatctccacaaaagagtggaggccgactactagattgaccttcaccaaatgaagctgcaatgttagccataagatcttaactcaaaagatagttaatcttataatagagctcttagctctgataccaattgttgcccagatgactaacacaagagggggggtgaattgagttgtattaaaaaaaataacaattataaatcaaatatataatataaaatataaacaaaatatgaaataacaataaatataaggagtaagggtaagagagaagcaaactcagtatgttaacgaggttcggccccactgcctacgtcctcgcctcaagctaccccttgaggattcccaaattcactattcaacctccttcaggtggagatagaaacctattacacctttgaacaacaccgctacaaaggatccgtgtagaacaccctctacacttgcaatcaccttacacgtgg
This is a stretch of genomic DNA from Carya illinoinensis cultivar Pawnee chromosome 3, C.illinoinensisPawnee_v1, whole genome shotgun sequence. It encodes these proteins:
- the LOC122304450 gene encoding uncharacterized protein LOC122304450, which produces QSSSRPPLFCGDNYLFWKVRMRIFLQAQGREIWKCIVNGPYIPTKVVGGVKVKKEEEEFDREDDRLYTLNLTAMNLLYNALNGNEFNRIMNCATAKEIWDNLEVTYEGTSQVKESKIYILTHEYEMFKMNDDESISSMHTRFTNIINSLTALGKVYSKVEIVRKILNSLPKRWESKVTAILEARDLKKLEVNELIGSLITLDSGCSRHMTGDKTKFFDLRSKEEGHVTFGDNSKGKIVGIGKIGNESSLIIEDVLLVEGLKHNLLSISQLCDKGFTVTFKMDKCIILNDHDCNICFIAFRNNNVYTIDFEEITSQDAICLSAQNETSWLWHRRLGHANMELISKLSKNDLVRGLPKTYFLKDKICDACQFGKQTKTSFKTKKHISTTRPLQLIHMDLFGPNRVASLGGKYYAFVIVDDFSRYTWVIFLAHKDEAHNAFTKLCKRIQNEKGYTISSIRSDRGKEFVNKNIETFCDENGFIHNFSAPRTPQQNGVVERKNRSLQEMARTMLNENNLPSYFWAEAVSTACYVINRVMLRSKLDKTPYELWNEKKPNIGYFHVFGCKCFILNDRDNLGKFDAKSDEGIFLGYSTNSKAYRVFNKKTLTVQESMHVVFDELEAIRMLLAYACYKDFKLFQMDVKSAFLNGFINEEVYVEQPPGFENHISPNHVFKLTKALYGLKQAPRAWYERLSGFLIEKGFSRGKIDTTLFIKYENDDILLIQIYVDDIIFGATNENMCQVFAKTMQEEFEMSMMGELTFFLGLQIKQAKSGTFINQSKYIKELLKKFGMENAKEIGTPMSPSTKLDKDESGKPVDSKIYRGMIGSLLYLTASRPDIMFSVCLCARFQSSPKESHLIAVKRILRYLSGTINLGLWYPKHTSFDLISYTDADYAGCKIDRKSTSGACHFLGHALVSWFSKKQNSVALSTAEAEYVAAGSCCAQVLYMKQQLEDFKLMYNHIPIKCDNTSAINLSKNPIQHSRTKHIEIRYHFLRDHVQKGDIMLEFTNTHDQLADIFTK